Proteins from a genomic interval of Gaiellales bacterium:
- a CDS encoding polysaccharide deacetylase family protein has product MSVVSSVTTTEALVALTFDDGPGPQTPGILDLFREHGGHGTFFVLGESVEGREDILGRTIAEGHEIGNHTFSHPHAMDCTDDELAHDIARCQRLLGHAPTLFRPPYGEDALRCSRIAEARMLPTTVLWSVDPSDWLERDPRAIADAVLDGLAPGAIVDLHDCWPRHTSTEADRTPTVEAVAIVLPELLARGYRAVTVSRLLAA; this is encoded by the coding sequence GTGAGCGTCGTCTCGAGCGTCACGACCACCGAGGCGCTGGTCGCGCTGACGTTCGACGACGGGCCGGGCCCGCAGACCCCCGGGATCCTCGACCTGTTCCGCGAGCACGGCGGGCACGGGACGTTCTTCGTGCTCGGCGAGTCGGTCGAGGGCCGCGAGGACATCCTCGGGCGCACCATCGCCGAAGGCCACGAGATCGGCAACCACACGTTCAGCCACCCCCACGCGATGGACTGCACGGACGACGAGCTGGCCCATGACATCGCCCGCTGCCAGCGGCTGCTCGGTCATGCGCCGACGCTGTTTCGGCCGCCCTACGGCGAGGACGCGCTGCGCTGCAGCCGCATCGCCGAGGCGCGGATGCTGCCCACCACGGTGCTGTGGTCGGTCGATCCGTCGGACTGGCTGGAGCGCGATCCCCGGGCGATCGCCGACGCGGTCCTGGACGGGCTTGCACCCGGCGCGATCGTCGACCTGCATGACTGCTGGCCGCGCCACACCTCGACCGAGGCGGACCGCACGCCCACCGTCGAGGCGGTCGCCATCGTGCTGCCGGAGCTGCTCGCCCGCGGCTACCGGGCGGTCACGGTGAGCCGGCTGCTCGCGGCATAG
- a CDS encoding NAD-dependent epimerase/dehydratase family protein translates to MDAIVTGGAGFIGSHVADALAARGDRVVVVDNLATGKRERVPDAAEFHELDIRDRDGIRGLFDEVRPAAVFHLAAQADVRRSVDDPGFDADVNVRGTVEVLEAARSSDARVIFSSTGGALYGEADRIPSPESTPVAPMAPYGTSKLCAEHYIGLFNRLYGTRHVILRYGNVYGPRQDPHGEAGVVAIFFGRLTAGDTPLIFGNGRQTRDYVYVGDVVAANLAALAYEGSHAAFNIGTETETSVVDLLVESQRVAGTSATPEHRPARLGELDRSCLDCSLARGELGWQPSVSLADGLAETLRALHP, encoded by the coding sequence ATGGACGCGATCGTCACGGGCGGTGCCGGCTTCATCGGATCGCACGTCGCCGATGCGCTGGCCGCGCGCGGCGATCGCGTTGTCGTTGTTGACAACCTCGCCACCGGCAAGCGCGAACGGGTGCCGGACGCTGCCGAGTTCCACGAGCTCGACATCCGCGACCGAGACGGCATCCGAGGGCTGTTCGACGAGGTGCGGCCGGCGGCGGTGTTCCACCTCGCCGCGCAGGCCGACGTCCGCAGGTCGGTGGACGACCCCGGCTTCGACGCCGACGTCAACGTCCGGGGGACGGTCGAGGTGCTCGAGGCCGCCCGCAGCAGCGACGCGCGGGTGATCTTCTCGTCGACCGGGGGCGCGCTCTACGGCGAGGCCGACCGGATCCCCTCGCCGGAGTCGACGCCGGTCGCCCCGATGGCGCCCTACGGCACCTCCAAGCTCTGCGCAGAGCACTACATCGGGCTGTTCAACCGCCTCTACGGCACCCGCCACGTGATCCTGCGCTACGGCAACGTGTACGGCCCACGGCAGGACCCGCACGGCGAGGCTGGCGTCGTCGCCATCTTCTTCGGGCGCCTCACGGCCGGCGACACACCGCTGATCTTCGGGAACGGGCGCCAGACGCGCGACTACGTCTACGTCGGCGACGTCGTGGCCGCGAACCTCGCGGCCCTCGCCTACGAGGGGAGCCACGCGGCCTTCAACATCGGCACCGAGACCGAGACGTCCGTCGTCGACCTCCTGGTCGAGTCGCAGCGCGTCGCCGGCACGTCGGCCACCCCCGAGCACCGCCCCGCCCGGCTGGGGGAGCTCGACCGCAGCTGCCTGGACTGCTCGCTCGCCCGCGGCGAACTGGGGTGGCAACCGTCCGTCTCGCTCGCCGACGGCCTGGCCGAGACGCTTCGCGCGCTGCACCCGTGA